TACAAACAAAAACTGTAAAGGCTTAAATGAATTACAATCAGGATGCTTCACGAAGCCCTTTAATATCAAATTAGAATTTGATCGTTAATATGATGCTCCATATGTTCTATGAAAATCAACAGCATTCAATATCAGGTCCAAAAGAAAAAACCGAAATCAACAAAAGATTTCGGTCCCACTATAGACAAACTCGAAGGAAAGTCAGTTTGCCTGCAGTTTTTTATTTAAAAGCGTTTCAGTTGATTTCAGAAATCCGCTCCCTTTCCGCCGGCTGTCTGCCAAGCCAGTTATTCGGCAGGAGTGTCGCATATTTCTTCAATCCAATAAGGTTTCATTAAACTATGAAAAACCGTATAAATCGTGTTTGCTTACAGTTTTTCATTTAGGCTCTTTTCGTAAAGATTGTTGTTTTTAAAAACTAAACGATTTAAGGTGATTGGAGCGCAAGTGCGAGACTCCTGCGGGAGCAGCGGGACAGGTGAGACCCCACAGGCGTTTACGCCGAGGAGGCTCACCGCCCGCCCCGCGGAAAGCGAGCATCTGGAGGGGAAATCAACCACACAGCTTTACTTGGTAAATAGCAACAAAGTATGCGAAGCCTTTATTTAAAAACAGACCAGTTGATTGGAACGGAGGGTACGAGACTCCTGCGGGAAAAACCTGTCCAAGGGAGACCCCGCAGGCGCAAAGGCGCCGAGGATGCTCCCGGACCGCCCGCGGAAAGTGAGTGCCTGTAGCGGAAATCATTTTACAAACCCTAAAAAAGCATCCAAACCTTATTTTGTTGACTGAACCAAATTTCTAACCAGTCATGATTGTACTTGCTTACTTCCCTTTTTTTCATTGATGGCTTTTTGATCGATTTTTATATAGATGCGTTCCACTTCCATTTTGTCATGCAATAGAAGTTCGCGGTTTTCCTTTAGCAGTTCAGTATAAAATTTCCTTCTCCTAGACATTTTTTAATTCACCTCTCAAGTGATTGAATTCCTTTTGTAAAACAACGATCGGAAGCTCATATAGTTGTTTATTATATTTTTTAAAAATCCCTAATTTCAGAAGCTCTTGTATAAGTTCCTCTTTTTTTACTTCTCTCTTTGAACTTAATTGGGTAATCATCAAGGACCCTCCTTAACAAAAATGCTGACTTTCGGTATTTCGGACTGCCTAGCATCCGATCCCACATGCAGATTCTCCATTTCTTCCTATTGCTTCCCCATATAAGGGCATGCTCTGCAAAGTCTTCACTTTTCCTAAATTGTTCGTATGTATTGCTTTCATGGTGTATTTTCAATACTCGATCATATACATCAAATCCAAATTGCTTCATTTTATCGGAAAGGATATCTATCGCGGCGCACGGTTTCGAATGGGTCAAGTCGCCGGCACCAAAGAATGCGACCTTCCCTCCAGCAAAGTCCACCTGGTCAATTTCTTCATAAAACTCGTGTGCTTCATACGGTAAATCTTCAAGATTCCATGTATATAAACCAATAAAGGCCAAATCAAAATCCTTTAAAGCATCAACTTCAACAGTATCCAATCTTTCCATATATACTTCACAGCCGACAGCCTTCATTCTATTCTTTATGTTTATAGCCATCTTCTCGGTATTACCGGATAAACTGACATAACCAATGAATACCTTCATCTATATCACCTTCCTAATTGAGAATTAATTTCATTACACAGTTTACTATAAATGAAAATGATTCTCATTGTCAATTATTTGTTCCCTATATATATAATGCCGCTGGAACGTTTCTTCAAAAAAAGAGCACGTTTTACTCTTTAAGAGTAAACGCGCTCTTGGTTAATCCAGTATCCACCCTAAATCTTTGAATTAATAAAATTTCACAATATCTTCGAAAGGCAGTAACGTTTTTTCTCCTGGTTGTTCATTCGGCTCACCAAATGGCATTTGAGCTATCAATGACCATTTCCCTGGAAGATCCCAAGCCTTCATCACTTCTTCATCAATGATTGGATTATAATGTTGTAAAGATGCCCCTATACCTTCCGCTGATAAAGTCATCCATATTGCATACTGAAGCATAGCATTTCCTTGATGGGACCAATATGGAAACTGTTCTTTATAGGAGGGTGCTTTTTCTTGCATTTGTTCTATTGTTTCTTGATTTTCAAAGAATAGAATAGTACCCACTCCATCACGAAATCCTTGTAATCGTTCTGCTGTTGCCGCAAAGCTCTCTTCTGGAACACGGGAACGAAGTGTTTCTTTTACAATATCCCAGAACTTTTCATGCTCGTCATCCATCACTACCACCACTCGTCCACTTTGCATATTAAATGAAGTTGGTGCATGTAAAGCCGTTTTTAATACTTCATTCATTTTTTCTTTCGTAATATTTTCGTTCTTTTTCACCTTACGGATGGAACGGCGATTGATAATGGCTTCTTTTAAATTTGTTGTAGTTGCTGACATTTTGATTCCTCCAAATTATGATGTTTTTAATTTTTGGCTGTTTTCGCTTACTTTGTTGCTATTTTCCAAGTAAAGCGGTGTGGTTGATTTCCTCTCCAGATGCTCGCTTTCCGCGGGGCGGGCGGTGAGCCTCCTCGGCGTAAACGCCTGTGGGGTCTCACCTGTCCCGCTGCTCCCGCAGGAGTCTCGCACTTGCGCTCCAATCAACCTTAAATCGTTTCGTTTTAAAAACAACAATCTTTACGAAAAGAGCCTAATTTTTTTAATCCTCAAAAGGCTTTAGCAATTCCCCTTACCTTCACATTGCAAGCCCTCAAGTTCATTCCGTTCATTTTTTGCTTCTTCCTTCTCAATGACTTGCGCTAACCTTTCTTTACTGGCTAGTCCTTGAATCACTTCATCACCAATAATAAACGTTGGGACAGCCCTTATATCTGCTTCTTCATAAGCATGTTTCAGTGCTTCTTGGTGCACTTCCCGATACTTTCGTGACACTAATGCTTCTCTAAAAGCATCTACAGGAAGTTCAACTTCACCCGCTAATTTTGTCAATACTTCAATATCTTCAATATTTTGTTCCTCTTGAAAAAACGCTGTAAATACTCTGTTGTGGAACTCGTTCCCTTTTCCGTGCTCCTTTGCAAAATGGCACCCTTCGAACGCCAAATGTGTATATGGATGCGGGGAGACACGGGGTAAACGCATATCCACTCCAAGTTTTTTCGCAACAGGGAGAATGTAAGAATCCCATGAATTCAACTTATCGGGTTCATTCCATGGATCTATTTTGGAATGTGGACTCGGTCGCAATTCAAATGGCATCCATTCCACTTCTACATCCTTTTCCTCCATGATTTCATCCAAAGGACCTTTACCTAAAAAACAAAATGGACATATAAAATCAGAATACGCTTTAATTTTCACTGTCATTATATATTCCCTCACTTTTCATCATTGGCTAAACTTGTAACCGAATCAGTTACAATACAAACCAAAAAAAATATAACATTTTCACTAGCTGTAATCATTTTAGTTACAGGAGGAAAGAAAGTCAACCATTATTTTTAAAAAACTAAGAGCATGCACTATTTTACAGAAAAAAAAGTTTGTAAAGAAAGCGTTGCTTCTCTACAAACTTTTTATTATTACATTTCGATTTGTTCGTTAACGGGTTCTCTCTTTTTCTTTCTCTGTTTTTTCGATTTTTTATAGTGCAGCAATTCGTATATACATGGAATGACGATAAGTGTGAGCAGTGTAGACACAGCTAGCCCGCCAATGACAACGATCGCTAAACTTTGTGAAACCAAGCTTCCTGTTTCGGCTTTTTTATACAATAGGGGCAGCATGGCACAAATCGTTGCTACAGCCGTCATTATGAT
This sequence is a window from Brevibacillus sp. JNUCC-41. Protein-coding genes within it:
- a CDS encoding FbpB family small basic protein, which gives rise to MSRRRKFYTELLKENRELLLHDKMEVERIYIKIDQKAINEKKGSKQVQS
- a CDS encoding Fur-regulated basic protein FbpA encodes the protein MITQLSSKREVKKEELIQELLKLGIFKKYNKQLYELPIVVLQKEFNHLRGELKNV
- a CDS encoding flavodoxin domain-containing protein; protein product: MKVFIGYVSLSGNTEKMAINIKNRMKAVGCEVYMERLDTVEVDALKDFDLAFIGLYTWNLEDLPYEAHEFYEEIDQVDFAGGKVAFFGAGDLTHSKPCAAIDILSDKMKQFGFDVYDRVLKIHHESNTYEQFRKSEDFAEHALIWGSNRKKWRICMWDRMLGSPKYRKSAFLLRRVLDDYPIKFKERSKKRGTYTRASEIRDF
- a CDS encoding nitroreductase family protein; amino-acid sequence: MSATTTNLKEAIINRRSIRKVKKNENITKEKMNEVLKTALHAPTSFNMQSGRVVVVMDDEHEKFWDIVKETLRSRVPEESFAATAERLQGFRDGVGTILFFENQETIEQMQEKAPSYKEQFPYWSHQGNAMLQYAIWMTLSAEGIGASLQHYNPIIDEEVMKAWDLPGKWSLIAQMPFGEPNEQPGEKTLLPFEDIVKFY
- a CDS encoding DsbA family oxidoreductase codes for the protein MTVKIKAYSDFICPFCFLGKGPLDEIMEEKDVEVEWMPFELRPSPHSKIDPWNEPDKLNSWDSYILPVAKKLGVDMRLPRVSPHPYTHLAFEGCHFAKEHGKGNEFHNRVFTAFFQEEQNIEDIEVLTKLAGEVELPVDAFREALVSRKYREVHQEALKHAYEEADIRAVPTFIIGDEVIQGLASKERLAQVIEKEEAKNERNELEGLQCEGKGNC